One genomic segment of Trueperaceae bacterium includes these proteins:
- the dusA gene encoding tRNA dihydrouridine(20/20a) synthase DusA encodes MRPASGGGPVLSVAPMMDWTDRHFRYLLRQLTSHTLLYTEMVNMNAILHGDRERHLGYSEAEHPLSLQLGGDDPKLLAQCAAIAQSWGYDEVNLNVGCPSPRVARGNFGACLMAQPELVRECLQAMREAVTIRVTVKHRIGIDERDSYEEMARFVDVVAPSGAQRFTVHARKAWLQGLSPRENREIPPLRYDDVYRLKRDFPELEIELNGGVRSLADAAGHLEWVDAVMIGRAAYEEPFMLGDADARLFGATEATPTRGEVVERMLPYLDEQLVRGVPLHRITRHMLGLFNGRPGAKAWRRKLSEKAHLPGTGPELLLEALSLVPQLVREERAAGSAAAVA; translated from the coding sequence ATGAGGCCCGCGTCGGGTGGCGGACCGGTCCTCTCGGTCGCGCCGATGATGGACTGGACCGACCGGCACTTCCGCTACCTCCTGCGTCAACTCACCAGCCACACCCTGCTCTATACCGAGATGGTCAACATGAACGCCATCCTGCACGGCGACCGGGAGAGGCACCTGGGCTACTCGGAGGCCGAACACCCGCTGTCGCTGCAACTGGGTGGCGACGACCCGAAGCTACTGGCGCAGTGCGCCGCGATCGCTCAGTCTTGGGGTTACGACGAGGTGAACCTGAATGTCGGTTGCCCCTCTCCACGGGTCGCCAGAGGCAACTTCGGCGCCTGCCTGATGGCTCAGCCCGAACTCGTGAGGGAGTGCCTCCAGGCGATGAGGGAGGCCGTCACCATCCGGGTGACCGTCAAGCACCGGATCGGCATCGACGAGCGCGACAGCTACGAAGAGATGGCCCGCTTCGTCGACGTCGTCGCTCCGTCGGGGGCCCAGCGGTTCACCGTCCATGCCCGCAAGGCGTGGCTGCAGGGCCTGTCGCCCCGCGAGAATCGCGAGATCCCGCCTCTTCGTTACGACGACGTCTACCGTCTGAAGCGCGACTTCCCGGAGCTCGAGATCGAGCTGAACGGAGGGGTTCGTTCGCTGGCGGATGCGGCAGGACACCTCGAGTGGGTGGACGCGGTGATGATCGGCCGGGCGGCCTACGAGGAACCGTTCATGCTGGGCGACGCCGACGCCCGCCTCTTCGGCGCCACGGAGGCCACTCCGACCAGGGGCGAGGTGGTCGAGAGGATGCTCCCCTACCTCGATGAACAGCTGGTCCGCGGGGTGCCGCTCCACCGGATCACGAGACACATGCTGGGCCTCTTCAACGGCCGGCCGGGCGCCAAGGCGTGGCGCCGTAAGTTGAGCGAGAAGGCTCACTTGCCCGGTACGGGCCCCGAGCTCCTGCTCGAGGCGCTCTCGCTCGTACCGCAGTTAGTTCGGGAGGAGCGGGCGGCCGGCTCGGCAGCGGCCGTAGCCTGA
- a CDS encoding SAM-dependent chlorinase/fluorinase, with protein sequence MSAPIALLTDFGSTDVYVGVMKAVISGLAPSSQVIDLGHQIPPQDVRAAAAALLFACPYLAAGTVVCCVVDPGVGTERAPLALELETAAGAIYLVCPDNGVVTPLLGSVRRAVITDDPAFHLPRVSATFHGRDVFAPVSAHLASGVELSALGSDKEPGELVTLPWPRAVGVDRGWRIAVVHVDRFGNLITNLEGERLREGRWLVRSGSRSVPALSPTFGAVAVGEPVAYEGSSGFLEIAIRQGNAAAEWGLGVGDELLVERVSG encoded by the coding sequence ATGTCAGCACCGATAGCCCTGCTCACCGATTTCGGTTCCACGGACGTCTACGTGGGCGTGATGAAGGCCGTCATCTCGGGCCTGGCTCCTTCGTCCCAGGTGATCGATCTGGGCCACCAGATCCCGCCTCAGGATGTGCGGGCCGCCGCTGCCGCCCTTCTCTTCGCTTGCCCCTACCTGGCGGCGGGCACGGTCGTGTGCTGCGTCGTCGATCCGGGTGTGGGGACGGAGCGGGCGCCGCTCGCCCTCGAGCTGGAAACGGCTGCAGGCGCAATCTACCTGGTGTGCCCCGACAACGGCGTCGTCACTCCCCTGCTGGGATCGGTAAGGCGAGCGGTCATCACGGACGATCCCGCCTTCCACCTGCCGAGGGTCAGCGCCACCTTCCACGGCCGCGACGTGTTCGCCCCCGTATCGGCCCACCTGGCCTCCGGCGTCGAGCTCTCCGCTCTGGGAAGCGACAAGGAACCCGGGGAACTGGTGACGCTCCCCTGGCCACGGGCCGTCGGCGTGGACCGCGGCTGGCGGATCGCGGTCGTCCATGTGGACCGCTTCGGCAACCTCATCACTAATCTCGAGGGAGAACGGCTGCGGGAGGGGCGCTGGCTGGTGCGCTCAGGGTCCAGGAGCGTGCCCGCGCTGAGCCCTACCTTCGGCGCAGTGGCGGTGGGAGAACCGGTGGCCTACGAAGGGAGCAGCGGCTTCCTGGAGATCGCGATAAGGCAGGGGAACGCGGCCGCCGAGTGGGGGCTCGGAGTAGGCGACGAGCTTCTCGTCGAGCGCGTAAGCGGATAG
- a CDS encoding acyl-CoA dehydrogenase family protein has product MTTREIGRGSQFWFEPNEDARAILAHLRDYLDREVAPGATERDERGEFPSDLVNGLAQMGLFGLQVPEEYGGAALPTATAAAIVEEIAAVDGSLCLTVASHNSLCVGHILLAGNSEQHQRWLPALASGERLGAWCLTEPGSGSDAAALTTRAEDRGDHFVINGAKSFITQGTVAGTYVVLARTDEPREGRSKADGISAFIVDGGSKGLIRGRPEKKLGLHTSDTTPLTFEDLEVPAENLLGERANAFRDVMQVLAGGRIGIGAMGIGLGRGALETAARYALERQQFGRPIASNQAISFKIAAMATELEAARLLVLKAAELRDAGRDYSLAAAQAKLKGSVAGVEACDEAIQILGGYGYIREYEVERYWRDARLTRIGEGTDEVQHLIIAREYLERFR; this is encoded by the coding sequence ATGACTACGAGGGAGATCGGACGGGGTTCGCAGTTCTGGTTCGAGCCCAACGAGGACGCCAGGGCGATACTCGCCCACCTGCGCGACTACCTCGATCGGGAGGTCGCTCCGGGAGCGACCGAACGGGACGAGAGAGGGGAGTTCCCTTCCGACCTGGTGAATGGCCTGGCGCAGATGGGGCTCTTCGGCCTTCAGGTGCCCGAGGAGTACGGCGGAGCAGCCCTCCCTACCGCCACTGCCGCCGCCATCGTCGAGGAGATCGCGGCGGTGGACGGTTCCCTCTGCCTCACCGTCGCCTCCCACAACTCGCTCTGCGTGGGTCACATCCTCCTCGCCGGCAACAGCGAACAGCATCAGAGGTGGCTACCTGCGCTGGCCAGCGGGGAGAGGTTGGGCGCCTGGTGCCTCACCGAGCCTGGCTCCGGTTCGGACGCTGCTGCGCTCACCACACGCGCCGAAGACCGGGGCGACCATTTCGTCATCAACGGCGCCAAGTCGTTCATCACTCAGGGAACCGTCGCCGGAACCTACGTAGTGCTCGCGCGTACCGACGAACCGCGCGAGGGACGCAGCAAGGCGGATGGGATAAGCGCCTTCATCGTGGACGGCGGCTCCAAGGGGCTGATCCGGGGTCGGCCGGAGAAGAAGTTGGGCCTCCACACCTCCGACACGACGCCGTTGACCTTCGAGGATCTCGAGGTGCCAGCCGAGAACCTGCTGGGCGAGCGCGCCAATGCGTTCCGTGACGTGATGCAGGTGCTGGCCGGGGGCCGCATAGGTATCGGGGCCATGGGGATCGGACTCGGTCGGGGCGCGCTCGAGACCGCCGCCCGGTACGCGCTCGAGCGGCAGCAGTTCGGCAGGCCCATCGCCAGCAACCAGGCGATCAGCTTCAAGATCGCTGCGATGGCGACCGAGTTGGAGGCGGCCCGGTTGCTGGTGCTCAAGGCGGCGGAACTACGTGACGCCGGTCGCGACTACTCGCTCGCGGCCGCGCAGGCGAAGCTCAAAGGCTCGGTAGCCGGCGTCGAAGCGTGCGATGAGGCGATCCAGATCCTCGGCGGCTACGGCTACATCCGGGAGTACGAGGTCGAGCGGTACTGGCGGGATGCCAGGCTCACCCGGATCGGCGAAGGCACCGACGAGGTCCAGCACCTCATCATCGCCAGGGAGTACCTGGAGCGGTTCCGCTGA
- the aroH gene encoding chorismate mutase — MSREAERPFWVRGIRGATTVERDDPELVLEATGELLEEMLRANGIEEFEPIAAIFFTTTPDISSTFPAEAARRLGMSMVPLLCNQEIPVPDRLPLAIRVMMQLNTRKSQAEMRHIYLREAKSLRPDLVSAQ, encoded by the coding sequence TTGAGCAGGGAAGCAGAGAGACCTTTCTGGGTCAGAGGGATACGGGGCGCGACCACCGTCGAGCGCGACGACCCCGAACTGGTGCTGGAGGCGACGGGCGAGCTTCTCGAGGAGATGCTGCGCGCCAACGGGATCGAGGAGTTCGAGCCGATAGCGGCGATCTTCTTCACCACCACACCCGACATCTCGAGCACCTTCCCGGCCGAGGCCGCGAGACGCCTGGGCATGAGCATGGTGCCGTTGCTCTGTAATCAGGAGATCCCGGTACCTGACCGGTTGCCGCTGGCGATCCGCGTGATGATGCAGCTCAACACCCGCAAGAGTCAGGCCGAGATGCGCCACATCTACCTGCGAGAGGCGAAGTCGCTGAGGCCCGACCTGGTGAGCGCCCAGTAG
- a CDS encoding metallopeptidase TldD-related protein, whose protein sequence is MNREEALRYLLQRAGETGIDLEVLADESRELTIDSFDGNVSDFKQAIRGGVGVRAVVEGRVGYAWTEDLDREALDWVLEEARENALLQEESDGDGFLPEGEGSGQSDLLSEGLSAPLQEKVEQALGLERELKKDERYSRTVSARYTEREVRHSVASSKGVDGGYRDGFAGLFAAFVMRDGDSVKQGYGLDAAKEFHELDPGRTAQEFLRRTGRLLGARPLKTGRYRAYLEPPVVADLLGVLEFSLSGKTLVEGKSRFDGKLGERVASELVTLVDDPDHPEGLGSRPFDSEGMAARRLPLIEQGVLRSFLHNSYTARKSGQPNTGHAARNYRGTLGISHSNLLLLPGEGVATNDGVVVCELMGLHAGANPISGDISLQALGLRVEGGESYPVENFVISGNLFRMLEKVTAVGSEPEWSPGGSIRSPMIEIESLSFGGA, encoded by the coding sequence GTGAACCGCGAGGAGGCGTTGCGTTACCTGCTGCAGCGCGCCGGGGAAACGGGGATCGACCTGGAGGTACTCGCGGACGAGTCGCGTGAGCTGACCATCGACTCCTTCGACGGGAACGTCTCCGACTTCAAGCAGGCCATCAGGGGCGGCGTTGGTGTTCGGGCCGTGGTCGAGGGCCGGGTGGGGTACGCCTGGACCGAAGACCTTGACCGGGAGGCGCTCGACTGGGTCCTCGAGGAGGCTCGCGAGAACGCCCTCCTCCAGGAGGAGAGCGACGGCGACGGCTTCCTGCCCGAGGGAGAGGGATCGGGCCAGAGCGACCTCCTCTCCGAGGGACTGAGCGCCCCCCTGCAGGAGAAGGTAGAGCAGGCCCTCGGCCTCGAGAGAGAACTGAAGAAGGACGAGCGCTACAGCCGCACGGTCAGCGCCCGCTACACCGAGCGGGAGGTCCGTCACTCGGTAGCGTCGAGCAAGGGTGTCGATGGCGGCTACCGGGACGGGTTCGCCGGTCTCTTCGCCGCCTTCGTCATGCGTGATGGCGACAGCGTCAAGCAGGGGTACGGGCTCGACGCGGCCAAGGAGTTCCACGAACTCGATCCCGGGCGCACGGCGCAGGAGTTCCTGCGGCGGACGGGACGGCTGCTGGGCGCGAGGCCGCTGAAGACGGGCCGGTACCGCGCCTATCTCGAACCGCCGGTCGTCGCCGACCTGCTGGGCGTCCTCGAGTTCTCCCTGTCGGGCAAGACCCTGGTAGAGGGCAAGAGCCGCTTCGACGGGAAGCTGGGCGAGCGGGTCGCGTCGGAGCTCGTGACCCTGGTGGACGATCCCGACCACCCGGAAGGATTGGGCAGCCGACCGTTCGACAGCGAAGGCATGGCGGCCAGGCGCCTGCCCCTGATCGAGCAGGGCGTCCTGCGCTCCTTCCTCCACAACAGCTATACGGCCCGGAAGAGCGGGCAGCCGAACACCGGTCACGCGGCACGCAACTACCGAGGTACCCTGGGGATCTCGCACAGCAACCTGCTGCTCCTGCCCGGTGAGGGGGTCGCGACGAACGACGGCGTAGTCGTCTGCGAGCTGATGGGGCTGCACGCGGGCGCGAATCCGATCTCCGGCGACATCTCGCTACAGGCCCTGGGGCTGAGGGTCGAGGGCGGCGAGAGCTACCCGGTGGAGAACTTCGTCATCTCCGGCAACCTGTTCAGGATGCTCGAGAAGGTGACCGCGGTTGGCAGCGAGCCGGAGTGGAGCCCAGGCGGTTCGATCCGGTCGCCAATGATCGAGATCGAGAGCCTCTCGTTCGGTGGCGCCTGA
- a CDS encoding TldD/PmbA family protein yields the protein MLSRRVVEDVLASGRAGGADFAELYVERWYRRGLRTIDCRVREAVSGIQYGAGVRLAYGTEVVYGYTNDLSERSLLELARTLGEVKGGAGRVDEAGRGGIDFRREAASGLHAPERPFDSADKRYRLERLRELDQGARIAPEIRQVEGQLLEWQQQVLIANSDGVWTEDERVRSRLIAQVIASDGSETQTGSHGPGLSVGLELFDRFPPAGVGERAAQVAMANLRGRPAPAGTMPVVIGNGFGGVIFHEALGHLLETTSVAKKASVLSDKLGEMVASEVVTYIDDGTTPHGWGSSEYDDEGAPTERTVLIRNGLLESYMVDRMGGLRTGYRPTGSGRRQDYTFAPTSRMRNTFIAPGDTPRERLFDGIEYGLYAKSLGGGQVRPGSGEYNFAVREGYVIRNGKVEEPVRGAMLVGKGTDTITKIEAVSDDLSTEPGMCGSLSGSLPVEVGQPHLLVSEIVVGGEA from the coding sequence ATGTTGTCCAGAAGAGTAGTAGAAGACGTCCTCGCCAGCGGCCGTGCCGGCGGCGCGGACTTCGCGGAGCTGTACGTCGAGAGGTGGTACCGCCGCGGGCTCAGGACCATAGACTGCCGCGTGCGGGAGGCGGTGAGCGGCATCCAGTACGGGGCCGGGGTACGTCTCGCGTACGGTACCGAAGTGGTTTACGGCTACACCAACGACCTGAGCGAGAGGTCTCTTCTCGAGCTGGCCCGCACCCTCGGTGAAGTGAAGGGTGGCGCCGGCCGGGTCGACGAGGCGGGTCGCGGCGGGATCGACTTCCGCCGCGAGGCCGCCAGCGGTCTCCACGCGCCCGAACGCCCGTTCGACAGCGCCGACAAGCGGTACCGGCTGGAGCGCCTGCGGGAACTAGACCAGGGGGCGCGCATCGCCCCGGAGATCCGCCAGGTGGAGGGGCAGCTGCTCGAATGGCAGCAACAGGTGCTCATCGCCAACAGCGACGGCGTCTGGACCGAGGACGAGCGCGTCCGCTCGAGGCTCATCGCTCAGGTGATCGCCAGTGACGGCAGCGAGACCCAGACCGGTTCGCACGGCCCCGGTCTCTCGGTAGGGCTCGAGCTGTTCGACCGTTTCCCGCCCGCCGGCGTGGGCGAACGCGCCGCTCAGGTGGCGATGGCCAACCTGCGGGGCAGACCGGCGCCGGCCGGCACCATGCCGGTGGTCATCGGCAACGGCTTCGGCGGAGTCATCTTCCACGAAGCGCTGGGTCACCTGCTCGAGACCACCTCGGTGGCCAAGAAGGCTTCCGTACTGAGCGACAAGCTGGGCGAGATGGTGGCGAGCGAGGTGGTCACCTACATAGACGACGGCACCACGCCGCACGGCTGGGGCTCCTCGGAGTACGACGACGAAGGGGCGCCGACGGAGCGGACGGTGCTCATCCGCAACGGCCTGCTCGAGTCGTACATGGTGGACCGCATGGGTGGCCTTCGCACAGGCTACCGTCCCACCGGCTCGGGCCGCCGCCAGGACTACACCTTCGCTCCCACCTCGAGGATGCGCAACACCTTCATAGCTCCTGGCGACACCCCCCGCGAACGGCTCTTCGACGGCATCGAGTACGGCCTCTACGCAAAGAGCCTGGGCGGCGGACAGGTCCGGCCCGGCTCGGGCGAATACAACTTCGCGGTGCGGGAGGGGTACGTCATCCGCAACGGCAAGGTCGAGGAGCCGGTGCGCGGCGCGATGCTGGTAGGCAAGGGTACCGACACGATCACCAAGATCGAGGCGGTCTCCGACGACCTCTCCACCGAACCGGGGATGTGCGGCAGCCTGTCGGGTTCACTGCCGGTCGAAGTGGGACAACCGCACCTCCTCGTGAGCGAGATCGTGGTGGGGGGTGAAGCGTGA
- a CDS encoding glycerate kinase, which yields MPRPDAQKRSLLERAFAAAVEAADPERIPADLLPPVPAGRLAVVGAGKAAGRMAKAVERHYRDVPSLEGLVIVPDGALEERDSLPRRIEVAAASHPIPDVRGVAATRRILDLVHGYGPDDQVVVVLSGGGSSLLVAPEGIDLAQKTELTRSLLRSGARIEEINTVRKHLSKVKGGRLALAASPARTTALVLSDVVGDDLSAVASGPSVADPTTFADALEVLVRYEIKAPGARRVLEQGIAGRLPETPKPGDPRLAGAATALIGNNQASLEAAAELLRDVGYEASILSSVVVGEAREVGRVHAAIARQVAERGEPFTPPCALLSGGETTVTVRAAGRGGRNSEFALGLALELPERSPIWALAADTDGRDGSEHNAGVLVTPELLTSLDRRAARASLEANDSYAVFADSGHLLVSGPTGTNVNDLRIILIDPSG from the coding sequence ATGCCGAGACCCGACGCCCAGAAACGCAGCTTGCTGGAGCGCGCCTTCGCGGCGGCGGTCGAAGCGGCCGATCCCGAGCGGATCCCGGCCGACCTCCTGCCTCCCGTCCCGGCCGGCCGGCTGGCAGTCGTGGGGGCCGGCAAGGCCGCGGGGCGGATGGCGAAGGCCGTCGAACGCCACTACCGCGACGTACCGAGTCTGGAGGGCCTGGTGATCGTCCCGGACGGAGCGCTGGAAGAACGTGACAGCCTTCCCCGGCGGATCGAGGTCGCTGCCGCTTCCCACCCGATCCCCGACGTGAGGGGTGTCGCCGCGACGCGCCGAATCCTCGACCTGGTCCATGGTTACGGCCCGGACGACCAGGTGGTAGTGGTCCTCTCAGGGGGAGGCTCCTCTCTGCTCGTCGCTCCGGAAGGCATCGACCTCGCCCAGAAGACGGAGCTGACCAGATCCCTCCTGCGCTCGGGCGCCCGGATCGAGGAGATCAACACCGTCCGTAAGCACCTCTCAAAGGTGAAAGGGGGACGGCTGGCTCTCGCCGCCAGCCCGGCGCGTACGACGGCCCTGGTCCTCTCCGACGTCGTCGGCGACGACCTCTCGGCTGTAGCGTCGGGTCCTTCGGTCGCCGATCCGACGACCTTCGCCGACGCTCTCGAGGTCCTCGTTAGGTACGAGATAAAGGCGCCGGGGGCGCGAAGGGTGCTCGAACAGGGCATCGCGGGCCGACTTCCGGAGACTCCCAAGCCAGGCGATCCCAGGCTGGCTGGAGCGGCGACGGCGCTTATCGGCAACAACCAGGCGAGCCTCGAGGCCGCCGCAGAACTCCTGCGGGACGTCGGTTACGAGGCCAGCATCCTCAGCAGCGTGGTCGTTGGTGAAGCCCGGGAGGTCGGCCGGGTGCACGCGGCCATAGCCCGCCAGGTGGCGGAGAGAGGCGAGCCGTTCACGCCTCCATGCGCTCTCTTGAGCGGCGGGGAGACGACGGTGACGGTACGCGCGGCCGGCCGTGGCGGGCGCAACAGCGAGTTCGCCTTGGGGCTCGCGCTCGAACTCCCGGAGCGCTCGCCGATCTGGGCTCTGGCCGCCGACACCGACGGCCGCGACGGCAGCGAGCACAACGCCGGGGTGCTGGTCACGCCCGAACTGCTTACTTCCCTCGATCGCCGGGCCGCCCGGGCGAGCCTCGAGGCGAACGACAGCTACGCGGTGTTCGCGGACTCGGGCCACCTCTTGGTGAGCGGTCCCACCGGGACGAACGTCAACGACCTCCGCATCATCCTCATCGATCCCTCGGGGTGA
- a CDS encoding L-threonylcarbamoyladenylate synthase, with protein MSTIFPPSDENLRRAVRLLRAGQLVSFPTETVYGLGGDASNPEAVTRIFEAKGRPADHPLIVHLAGAEQLGEWARIVPQQATILAQAFWPGPLTIVLERAPAVPLEVTGGQDTVALRVPAHPVAQRLLASFGGGLAAPSANPFGRLSPTTAQHVAEQLGGRVAAILDGGPTEVGVESTIVDLSSGTPRILRPGGVGRHEIAALLGSELGPVPTVGAPRVPGSLERHYSPGCPVELVAAARLEALAARGAFSVLARRSAPIDFEGNWRRLPDEAGGYARGLYAALHELDRAGLPILVEEPPEGPEWEAVRDRLRRASAGRRAVAGEGTK; from the coding sequence ATGAGCACTATCTTCCCGCCAAGCGACGAGAACCTGCGGAGAGCCGTCCGGCTCCTCCGCGCCGGGCAGCTCGTGAGCTTCCCGACCGAGACCGTCTACGGCCTTGGCGGGGACGCTTCGAACCCCGAAGCGGTGACGAGGATCTTCGAGGCGAAGGGGAGGCCGGCGGACCACCCGCTGATCGTCCATCTGGCGGGCGCCGAACAACTGGGGGAATGGGCCCGGATCGTGCCGCAGCAGGCCACGATCCTGGCCCAGGCGTTCTGGCCGGGCCCGCTCACCATCGTTCTCGAGCGTGCTCCAGCGGTTCCCCTGGAGGTAACCGGCGGCCAGGACACAGTCGCCCTCCGCGTGCCGGCTCACCCCGTAGCCCAGCGCCTTCTGGCGAGTTTCGGTGGCGGCCTGGCAGCTCCCTCGGCCAACCCTTTCGGCCGGTTGAGTCCCACCACGGCGCAGCATGTCGCCGAACAGCTCGGGGGGCGCGTAGCAGCCATACTCGACGGCGGCCCGACCGAGGTAGGAGTGGAGTCCACCATCGTCGACCTTTCGAGCGGCACGCCGCGGATACTGCGCCCTGGGGGTGTAGGACGACACGAGATCGCAGCGCTCCTCGGCAGCGAACTCGGACCCGTCCCGACGGTTGGAGCGCCGCGAGTGCCCGGCTCGCTGGAGCGGCACTACTCCCCCGGCTGTCCGGTCGAGCTGGTCGCCGCGGCGCGACTCGAGGCGCTCGCGGCCAGGGGGGCTTTCTCCGTCCTCGCCAGGCGGAGCGCCCCTATCGACTTCGAAGGGAACTGGCGCCGCCTCCCTGACGAGGCCGGGGGTTACGCACGGGGCCTCTACGCCGCCCTCCACGAACTGGACCGGGCCGGCCTGCCCATCCTCGTCGAAGAGCCGCCGGAGGGCCCCGAGTGGGAAGCGGTGCGCGACCGCCTTCGGCGTGCCTCGGCCGGGCGGCGAGCGGTTGCCGGGGAGGGGACGAAATGA